The following coding sequences lie in one Erwinia amylovora genomic window:
- the waaA gene encoding lipid IV(A) 3-deoxy-D-manno-octulosonic acid transferase: MTTIYTALLYLLQPFIWLRLWLRGRKAPAYRKRWAERYGFCTGKVKPDGILLHSVSVGETLAAIPLVRALRHRYPDLPIVVTTMTPTGSERASSAFGKDVHHVYLPYDLPGAMSRFFDTVRPRLVIIMETELWPNMITLLHARKIPLVIANARLSERSARGYQKIGKFMKRLLQRITLIAAQNEEDGGRFIGLGVKRSQLAVTGSLKFDISVTPELAARAVTLRRQWAPHRPVWIATSTHEGEESIILDAHRKLLERFPNLLLILVPRHPERFETARFLTQKQGFSYTLRSSGEIPSGSTQVVIGDTMGELMLLYGIADLAFVGGSLVERGGHNPLEPAAHAIPVLMGPHTFNFKDICSRLQRADGLITVTDADSLNKEIDTLLTDEDYRLYYGRHAVDVLHQNQGALGRLLQLLEPHLPQRNH; this comes from the coding sequence ATGACGACCATTTATACCGCTTTGCTGTACCTCCTTCAGCCTTTTATCTGGCTTCGCCTCTGGCTACGCGGCCGCAAAGCGCCTGCCTACCGCAAGCGCTGGGCTGAACGTTATGGCTTCTGCACGGGTAAGGTCAAACCGGACGGTATTCTGCTGCATTCAGTTTCGGTCGGTGAAACGCTGGCTGCCATCCCTCTGGTGCGGGCTTTACGCCATCGCTATCCCGATCTGCCGATTGTGGTCACCACCATGACGCCAACCGGTTCAGAGCGCGCCAGCTCGGCATTTGGTAAAGATGTTCATCATGTTTACCTGCCGTACGACTTGCCCGGCGCCATGAGCCGTTTCTTTGATACGGTACGCCCACGGCTGGTGATCATTATGGAAACCGAGCTGTGGCCCAATATGATCACCCTGTTACATGCGCGCAAAATCCCGCTGGTCATTGCCAATGCCCGCCTGTCTGAACGCTCCGCCAGAGGTTATCAAAAAATTGGTAAGTTCATGAAGCGTCTGCTGCAGCGCATCACGCTGATCGCCGCGCAGAATGAAGAAGATGGGGGACGGTTTATTGGCCTGGGCGTAAAACGCTCGCAGCTGGCGGTCACCGGAAGCCTGAAATTTGATATTTCGGTGACGCCAGAACTGGCAGCGCGCGCGGTGACGCTGCGCCGGCAGTGGGCGCCGCACCGCCCGGTGTGGATTGCCACCAGCACGCATGAAGGTGAAGAAAGCATTATTCTGGACGCGCACCGTAAGCTGCTTGAGCGCTTCCCTAATTTGCTGCTGATTCTGGTGCCGCGCCACCCTGAACGTTTTGAAACCGCTCGCTTTTTGACGCAAAAGCAGGGTTTCAGCTACACGCTGCGCAGCAGCGGCGAGATCCCATCCGGCAGCACTCAGGTGGTGATTGGCGATACCATGGGTGAACTGATGTTGCTGTACGGCATTGCAGACCTGGCCTTTGTTGGCGGGAGTCTGGTCGAACGCGGCGGCCATAATCCATTAGAACCTGCCGCCCATGCCATCCCGGTGTTGATGGGCCCGCACACCTTCAATTTCAAGGATATTTGTTCCCGGCTGCAACGGGCCGATGGCCTGATCACCGTCACCGATGCCGACTCACTGAATAAAGAAATTGATACGCTGCTAACCGATGAAGACTATCGTCTCTATTATGGCCGCCACGCGGTGGACGTGCTGCATCAGAACCAGGGCGCGCTGGGTCGCCTGCTGCAATTACTTGAACCTCATCTGCCACAGCGGAATCATTAA
- a CDS encoding glycosyltransferase family 9 protein: protein MKNILIIRRDNIGDLVCTTPLIEGAKTLFPDAKIYLLINSMSQDVVKNNPYIERTFIYRKAKHAAGKLAKLGVHFERLKMFLQLRRIRFDAAILANPQPCKYSVRLAKMAGAKHIIGADTGDRAITVPFSRADFSGQHQVELTFSYLSALSDKQIPIPEVSIWLTEQERQQALCRIDGLHPGVRPGLGVHISSRSAKRRWPLERYVDIIQRYLQQNSHGSVLIFWSPQGALAPDDIGDQHRAEQVLAACHSSRVSLYPTSSVRELVAAYECCDRVLCSDGGQMHLAAAMNKKQVVLFGDTDRKVWHPWSGQYDILQTPSGDCVDVSADDVWQHLSRL from the coding sequence ATGAAAAATATTTTGATTATACGGCGTGACAATATTGGCGATCTGGTTTGTACCACGCCGTTGATTGAGGGCGCTAAAACCCTTTTTCCTGATGCCAAAATCTATCTGTTAATCAATAGCATGTCCCAGGATGTGGTGAAAAACAATCCGTACATTGAACGGACTTTTATTTACCGCAAGGCCAAACACGCAGCCGGAAAACTGGCGAAGCTGGGCGTTCATTTTGAACGCCTCAAGATGTTCCTGCAATTACGACGTATCCGTTTTGATGCGGCGATTCTGGCTAATCCACAACCCTGTAAATACAGCGTGCGCCTGGCCAAAATGGCGGGAGCGAAGCACATCATTGGCGCGGATACCGGAGACCGGGCGATTACCGTGCCGTTTAGCCGCGCTGATTTTAGCGGGCAGCATCAGGTGGAACTGACTTTCAGCTACCTTTCCGCTCTCTCTGACAAACAGATCCCCATCCCCGAGGTGAGTATCTGGCTGACTGAACAGGAGCGGCAGCAGGCTCTCTGCCGTATTGACGGGCTGCACCCCGGCGTGCGTCCGGGGCTTGGGGTACATATCAGTAGCCGTAGTGCAAAACGTCGTTGGCCGCTGGAACGCTATGTCGACATTATCCAGCGTTATCTGCAGCAAAATAGCCACGGCAGCGTGCTGATATTCTGGTCACCACAAGGTGCGCTGGCCCCGGATGATATTGGCGACCAGCACCGGGCCGAGCAGGTGCTCGCCGCGTGTCATAGCTCGCGCGTATCGCTTTATCCTACCTCGTCGGTACGGGAACTGGTGGCTGCTTATGAATGCTGTGATCGGGTGTTGTGCAGTGACGGCGGGCAAATGCACCTGGCCGCTGCGATGAATAAGAAGCAGGTGGTGTTATTTGGTGATACTGACCGGAAAGTCTGGCATCCGTGGTCCGGTCAGTATGATATCTTGCAGACTCCATCCGGAGACTGTGTTGACGTCAGCGCGGACGATGTCTGGCAGCATCTGAGCCGTCTTTAA
- the rpmB gene encoding 50S ribosomal protein L28, which translates to MSRVCQVTGKRPVTGNNRSHAMNATKRRFLPNLHSHRFWVESEKRFVTLRVSAKGMRVIDKKGIETVLADLRTRGEKY; encoded by the coding sequence ATGTCACGAGTCTGCCAAGTAACTGGCAAGCGTCCGGTAACGGGTAACAACCGTTCCCACGCAATGAACGCGACGAAACGCCGTTTCCTGCCGAACCTGCACTCTCACCGTTTTTGGGTTGAGAGCGAAAAGCGCTTCGTTACACTACGCGTCTCTGCCAAAGGCATGCGTGTAATCGATAAGAAGGGTATTGAGACGGTCCTGGCCGATCTGCGTACCCGCGGTGAGAAGTACTAA
- the coaBC gene encoding bifunctional phosphopantothenoylcysteine decarboxylase/phosphopantothenate--cysteine ligase CoaBC: MELTGKRIVLGVSGGIAAYKTPELVRRLRDRGAEVRVVMTDAAKAFITPLSLQAVSGYPVSDSLLDPAAEAAMGHIELGKWADLVILAPATADLIARVAAGMANDLVTTICLATAAPLAIVPAMNQQMYRALPTQDNLRLLARRGVMIWGPDSGSQACGDIGPGRMLDPLVIVDHTAAWATPVNDLQHLNIMITAGPTREALDPVRFISNHSSGKMGFAIAAAAAKRGATVTLVAGPVELPTPQGVNRLDVTTALEMQQAVMGLAASQQIFIGCAAVADYRAASVAGEKIKKQGDEITLKMVKNPDIVAGVATMQQYRPYVVGFAAETQNVEEYAQQKRARKNLDLICANDVAKSGQGFNSDTNALHLFWHEGEKILPLSDKQLLGQLLLDEIVSRYDEKNRR, encoded by the coding sequence ATGGAACTGACCGGAAAACGAATTGTACTGGGCGTCAGCGGCGGTATTGCGGCATACAAAACGCCAGAGCTGGTACGTCGGCTGCGCGATCGCGGCGCCGAAGTACGAGTGGTGATGACGGACGCCGCAAAAGCGTTTATCACCCCGTTAAGCCTGCAAGCGGTATCAGGTTATCCGGTGTCCGATAGCCTGCTTGATCCGGCTGCCGAGGCGGCGATGGGCCACATCGAACTGGGGAAGTGGGCCGATCTGGTCATTCTTGCTCCCGCTACGGCTGACCTGATTGCCCGCGTGGCGGCCGGGATGGCGAATGACCTGGTGACCACCATTTGCCTGGCAACGGCGGCCCCGCTTGCCATCGTGCCGGCGATGAATCAGCAGATGTACCGCGCCCTGCCCACTCAAGACAACTTACGGCTGCTGGCCCGGCGCGGCGTGATGATTTGGGGACCGGACAGCGGCAGCCAGGCCTGTGGCGATATCGGCCCAGGCCGCATGCTCGACCCGCTGGTCATTGTTGACCACACCGCAGCATGGGCGACCCCCGTCAACGATCTGCAACATCTTAATATCATGATTACCGCTGGCCCGACTCGGGAAGCCCTGGATCCGGTACGTTTCATCAGCAACCATAGCTCAGGGAAAATGGGCTTTGCCATTGCCGCCGCCGCTGCGAAACGCGGCGCGACCGTGACGCTGGTTGCCGGCCCGGTAGAGTTACCGACTCCGCAAGGGGTCAATCGACTTGACGTCACTACGGCGCTGGAAATGCAGCAAGCGGTGATGGGCCTGGCGGCCAGCCAGCAGATATTCATCGGCTGCGCTGCCGTGGCAGATTACCGTGCAGCCTCGGTTGCCGGGGAAAAAATCAAAAAACAGGGGGATGAAATCACGCTAAAGATGGTAAAAAACCCGGATATTGTTGCCGGGGTTGCAACCATGCAACAGTACCGTCCATACGTAGTAGGATTTGCCGCAGAAACACAGAATGTGGAAGAATACGCACAACAAAAACGGGCGCGCAAGAATCTGGACTTGATCTGCGCCAACGATGTTGCCAAAAGCGGGCAGGGTTTCAACAGCGATACCAATGCCCTTCACCTTTTTTGGCATGAAGGAGAAAAAATCTTACCGCTCAGCGATAAGCAACTCCTTGGCCAACTTTTATTAGACGAGATTGTCAGCCGATATGATGAAAAAAATCGACGTTAA
- the dut gene encoding dUTP diphosphatase → MMKKIDVKVLDARVGTDFPLPTYATSGSAGLDLRACLDEATVLPPGATTLIPTGLAIHIADPQLAAVILPRSGLGHKHGVVLGNLVGLIDSDYQGQLMVSVWNRGQDSFTIEPGERIAQMIFVPVVQAEFNLVNDFDASARGEGGFGHSGRQ, encoded by the coding sequence ATGATGAAAAAAATCGACGTTAAGGTGCTGGATGCCCGGGTAGGGACCGATTTCCCTTTACCGACTTACGCCACTTCTGGCTCTGCCGGGTTGGATCTGCGTGCATGCCTGGATGAAGCAACGGTGTTACCGCCCGGCGCCACAACGCTAATCCCAACCGGCTTAGCCATTCATATTGCTGACCCACAGCTGGCAGCCGTCATCCTGCCGCGCTCCGGGCTGGGTCACAAACATGGCGTGGTGCTCGGTAATCTGGTGGGGTTAATCGACTCTGATTATCAGGGACAGCTGATGGTATCAGTATGGAACCGTGGACAGGACTCCTTTACTATCGAGCCAGGCGAGCGTATAGCGCAAATGATCTTTGTACCGGTGGTACAGGCAGAGTTCAATCTGGTGAATGACTTTGATGCCAGCGCAAGAGGTGAAGGTGGTTTCGGCCACTCCGGTCGCCAGTAA
- the rfaQ gene encoding putative lipopolysaccharide heptosyltransferase III produces the protein MKRPHLPPSSHQPERILVIKFRHHGDMLLTTPVIRSLTAAWPEAEIDVLLYEETRAMLACHPDIHRIYAIDRTWKKEGLRFQLGQEWRLLKILRQQRYDVVVNLADQWRSAIITRFTGAPVRLGFDFPKRQGGLWQRCHTHLVATDQHQTMHTVEQNLSLLHPLNLAAIDSTVGMHYSPDDAHAVQRLLNGTEKYIVIQPTSRWFFKCWSEEKFAAVLQSLRDDGHTIVLTSGPDTKELGMVKNIISLLSSDDKVISLAGQLTLNQLAALIDEAGLFIGVDSVPMHMAAALKTPCIALFGPSKLVFWRPWQVNGEVIWAGDFAPLPDPDSVDTKTSERYLDAIPVETVLNAARRLLA, from the coding sequence ATGAAACGTCCGCACCTGCCGCCCTCTTCCCACCAGCCTGAACGCATCCTGGTGATCAAATTCCGCCACCACGGCGATATGCTACTTACCACTCCGGTGATCCGCTCGTTAACGGCGGCATGGCCTGAAGCGGAAATCGACGTCCTGCTGTATGAAGAAACCCGGGCCATGCTCGCCTGTCATCCGGATATTCACCGGATTTATGCTATCGACCGTACGTGGAAGAAAGAAGGGTTACGTTTTCAGCTTGGCCAGGAGTGGCGGCTGCTAAAAATCCTGAGACAACAACGTTATGATGTGGTTGTTAATCTCGCTGACCAGTGGCGCAGTGCGATAATCACGCGTTTTACTGGCGCTCCGGTCAGGCTGGGCTTTGATTTCCCCAAACGCCAGGGGGGACTCTGGCAGCGTTGCCATACGCATCTGGTTGCCACCGATCAACATCAGACTATGCATACCGTTGAGCAAAATCTGTCGCTGCTGCACCCGCTGAATCTTGCCGCTATCGACAGCACGGTGGGGATGCATTACAGCCCGGACGATGCACATGCGGTACAGCGGTTGCTCAACGGCACAGAGAAATACATCGTAATACAGCCCACCTCGCGCTGGTTTTTTAAATGCTGGAGCGAAGAGAAATTTGCCGCCGTATTGCAGTCGCTGCGCGATGACGGACATACCATCGTGCTGACCTCCGGTCCCGATACGAAAGAGCTTGGCATGGTTAAAAACATCATCAGCCTGTTATCGTCAGACGACAAGGTGATTTCACTGGCCGGCCAGCTAACGCTGAATCAGCTGGCGGCGCTGATTGACGAAGCCGGGTTGTTTATCGGCGTGGATTCGGTTCCGATGCACATGGCCGCAGCGCTTAAAACCCCCTGCATCGCGCTGTTTGGCCCGTCAAAACTGGTGTTCTGGCGGCCGTGGCAGGTAAACGGCGAGGTGATCTGGGCGGGAGATTTCGCCCCACTCCCGGACCCGGACAGCGTCGATACCAAAACCTCAGAGCGCTATCTTGATGCTATCCCGGTAGAAACCGTACTGAACGCGGCCAGGAGATTATTAGCATGA
- the mutM gene encoding bifunctional DNA-formamidopyrimidine glycosylase/DNA-(apurinic or apyrimidinic site) lyase, which produces MPELPEVETSRRGIEPHLVGATILHAVVRNNRLRWPVSQEIHTLSDQPVISVQRRAKYLLLELPTGWIIIHLGMSGSLRVLPEDLPAAKHDHVDLVMSHGKVLRYTDPRRFGAWLWCADLNGSSVLSHLGPEPLSEGFCARYLFEKSRGRRTAIKPWLMDNKVVVGVGNIYASESLFVAGILPDRPAMALSEQEAGLLVSTIKAVLLRSIEQGGTTLRDFLQSDGKPGYFAQELQVYGREGEPCRVCALPIESSKHAQRSTFFCRRCQK; this is translated from the coding sequence ATGCCAGAGTTACCAGAGGTAGAAACCAGTCGACGCGGAATTGAACCGCACCTTGTGGGAGCCACCATTCTGCACGCGGTAGTGCGTAACAATCGTCTGCGCTGGCCGGTTTCTCAGGAAATCCATACGCTCAGTGACCAGCCCGTGATCAGCGTCCAGCGCCGGGCAAAATACCTGTTGCTGGAGCTTCCCACCGGATGGATTATCATTCATCTGGGGATGTCGGGCAGCCTGCGTGTTCTGCCAGAAGATTTGCCGGCGGCAAAGCATGACCATGTCGACCTGGTGATGAGCCATGGCAAAGTACTGCGCTACACCGATCCGCGCCGCTTTGGTGCCTGGCTGTGGTGCGCCGACCTGAATGGCAGTTCGGTGTTATCTCATCTGGGGCCTGAACCGCTAAGTGAGGGTTTTTGCGCTCGGTATCTGTTTGAAAAATCGAGGGGTAGACGCACGGCTATTAAACCCTGGCTGATGGATAACAAAGTCGTGGTGGGCGTGGGTAATATTTATGCCAGCGAATCGCTATTTGTCGCTGGGATCCTGCCCGATCGTCCGGCGATGGCGCTCAGCGAGCAGGAAGCCGGACTGTTGGTCAGCACCATTAAAGCCGTTTTGTTACGTTCGATTGAGCAGGGCGGTACCACGCTGCGCGACTTTTTACAAAGTGACGGCAAGCCGGGTTATTTTGCCCAGGAGCTTCAGGTATATGGCCGGGAAGGTGAGCCTTGTCGCGTTTGCGCTTTGCCGATAGAGAGCAGTAAGCATGCGCAGCGTAGCACCTTTTTCTGCCGCCGTTGCCAGAAATAG
- the rpmG gene encoding 50S ribosomal protein L33 gives MAKGIREKIKLVSSAGTGHFYTTTKNKRTKPEKLELKKFDPVVRQHVIYKEAKIK, from the coding sequence ATGGCTAAAGGTATTCGTGAGAAGATCAAGCTGGTTTCTTCTGCTGGTACAGGTCACTTCTATACCACCACGAAGAACAAGCGCACTAAGCCGGAAAAACTGGAACTGAAGAAATTCGATCCGGTTGTCCGCCAGCATGTGATCTATAAAGAAGCTAAGATTAAGTAA
- a CDS encoding glycosyltransferase family 2 protein — protein sequence MSTRQKLSVVTIAKDAAELLPECLESVSWADEIIVLDSGSSDATPQIAARHGAKVYHSSEWHGYGKQRQLAQSYASHPMILMIDSDERITPELRQSIDKVLQQPPTEVVYSLARCNLFLGRFMRHSGWYPDRVIRLYPRQFRYNDNQVHESLETAQAKTERLRGDLLHLTCRDFSAFQWKQFAYAEAWAKQRHQQGKRCGIAAIFGHTTGAFIKTLILRAGFLDGKQGWLLAVVNAQYTFNKYTALWALNHASRNGRP from the coding sequence ATGAGCACACGTCAAAAACTGTCGGTGGTGACGATCGCCAAAGATGCGGCAGAGTTGCTGCCAGAATGCCTGGAGTCGGTCAGTTGGGCGGATGAGATTATTGTACTTGATTCCGGCAGCAGCGACGCCACCCCGCAGATAGCCGCGCGTCATGGGGCAAAAGTTTATCACTCCAGCGAATGGCACGGCTACGGCAAGCAGCGCCAGCTCGCGCAGAGCTATGCCAGCCACCCGATGATTTTGATGATCGACAGCGATGAGCGCATAACCCCAGAATTGAGGCAGTCAATCGATAAGGTACTACAACAGCCGCCGACAGAAGTCGTATACAGCCTTGCGCGCTGCAATCTGTTTCTCGGGCGATTTATGCGCCACAGCGGCTGGTACCCGGACCGCGTTATCCGTCTTTACCCACGGCAGTTCCGCTACAACGATAACCAGGTCCACGAGTCGCTGGAAACGGCACAGGCAAAAACAGAACGGTTGCGCGGCGACCTGCTGCATCTCACCTGCAGAGATTTTTCCGCCTTCCAATGGAAGCAGTTTGCCTACGCCGAAGCATGGGCAAAACAGCGCCATCAGCAGGGTAAGCGTTGCGGTATTGCGGCCATATTCGGCCACACCACCGGGGCATTTATCAAGACGCTGATCCTGCGCGCCGGCTTTCTGGATGGCAAACAGGGTTGGCTGTTGGCGGTGGTTAACGCCCAATATACCTTCAACAAATACACGGCCCTGTGGGCTCTCAATCATGCATCGAGGAACGGCAGACCATGA
- the radC gene encoding RadC family protein codes for MDENWLGLPPREKLLKCGASSLSDKELLAIFLRTGVRGVHVMTLAQQLLKEFGSLHRLMNAPHDRFQAICGVGMAKYAQLNAVAELARRCFSCQEALEDQVVSSVEQMLDFLNGSLAHREREIFQVIFFDNQHRVIHTSEMFSGTLNSVEVHPREIVREALKRNAAALILAHNHPSGLAEPSRADRDITLQIVRACSLMNIRVLDHMVIGRGEYVSFAERGWM; via the coding sequence ATGGATGAAAACTGGCTGGGGCTGCCCCCGCGTGAAAAACTGTTGAAGTGCGGCGCATCATCGCTTAGCGATAAAGAGTTATTAGCGATTTTCCTGCGTACCGGCGTGCGTGGGGTACATGTGATGACGCTGGCGCAGCAATTACTGAAGGAGTTTGGCTCGTTACACCGCCTGATGAACGCCCCGCACGATCGGTTTCAGGCTATCTGCGGAGTTGGCATGGCAAAATATGCCCAGCTGAATGCGGTGGCCGAACTGGCCCGACGTTGTTTTAGCTGTCAGGAAGCGCTGGAGGATCAGGTTGTCAGCAGTGTTGAGCAGATGCTGGACTTTTTAAACGGTTCGCTGGCACATCGGGAACGAGAAATTTTCCAGGTGATCTTTTTTGATAACCAACATCGGGTGATTCATACCAGCGAGATGTTCAGCGGCACGCTGAACAGCGTGGAGGTCCATCCACGAGAAATCGTGCGTGAAGCGTTAAAACGTAATGCAGCTGCGCTGATACTGGCGCATAATCACCCTTCTGGGTTGGCTGAACCAAGCCGTGCCGATCGCGATATTACGCTACAAATCGTGCGTGCCTGCTCTCTGATGAATATTCGGGTGCTTGACCATATGGTGATCGGCCGCGGTGAATATGTCTCTTTTGCTGAACGGGGCTGGATGTAA
- a CDS encoding glycosyltransferase family 4 protein produces MKPIRLAIVRQKYRPDGGAERFIARALEALDQQALDLNVITRQWQGQRQDNWHLHLCNPMKWGRISRERGFASAARALWQREKFDIVQSHERIAGCDIYRAGDGVHQRWLEQRCRLLPAWRQKLLLANRYHRYVMEAERAMYQAPELKAVICNAHMVRQEIIERFGVASDKIHVIYNAINTAQFIPVDEQQRRQLRKQLSLPPDASLLIYVGSGFERKGLAAAMRALAGTNRYLVVVGKDKAERQYRALASRLGCANRVIFAGMQADTRPWYQAADGLLLPTLYDPFPNVILEAMACGLPVITSTSCGGSEFIRPGENGYICDALDIAALRDAIMALPEQASGSQMASHAREQVMGSSPQRLSQQLVSLYQQILE; encoded by the coding sequence ATGAAACCCATTCGGCTGGCGATAGTCCGGCAGAAATACCGTCCGGACGGCGGCGCTGAGCGCTTTATCGCCCGCGCGCTGGAGGCCCTTGATCAGCAGGCGCTGGATCTGAACGTGATCACCCGTCAGTGGCAGGGTCAACGTCAGGATAACTGGCATTTGCACCTGTGCAACCCGATGAAATGGGGGCGCATCAGTCGCGAGCGCGGCTTTGCCAGCGCTGCGCGCGCACTCTGGCAGCGAGAAAAATTCGACATTGTTCAGAGCCACGAGCGTATTGCCGGTTGCGATATCTATCGAGCCGGAGACGGTGTCCACCAGCGCTGGCTGGAACAGCGCTGCCGACTGCTCCCTGCCTGGCGCCAGAAGCTGCTGCTGGCTAACCGTTACCATCGCTACGTGATGGAGGCTGAGCGGGCTATGTATCAGGCTCCTGAACTGAAAGCGGTGATTTGCAACGCGCACATGGTCAGGCAGGAGATCATCGAGCGGTTCGGCGTCGCCAGCGACAAAATTCACGTCATCTATAACGCGATCAATACCGCTCAGTTTATTCCGGTGGATGAGCAGCAGCGTCGGCAGCTCAGGAAGCAGCTCTCCCTGCCGCCTGATGCCAGCCTGCTTATCTATGTCGGTTCCGGTTTTGAACGTAAGGGGCTGGCAGCGGCGATGCGTGCGCTGGCTGGGACTAACCGCTATCTGGTGGTAGTGGGTAAAGACAAAGCGGAACGGCAGTATCGGGCGTTAGCCAGCAGACTGGGCTGCGCCAATCGGGTGATATTTGCCGGCATGCAGGCGGATACGCGTCCCTGGTATCAGGCCGCAGACGGGCTGCTGCTACCGACCCTGTATGACCCTTTTCCGAATGTGATCCTTGAAGCGATGGCCTGCGGTTTACCGGTTATAACCTCCACCAGCTGTGGCGGCAGCGAGTTTATTCGTCCTGGCGAAAATGGCTATATTTGCGATGCTCTTGATATCGCTGCTCTGCGTGACGCCATCATGGCGCTCCCCGAACAGGCCAGCGGCAGTCAGATGGCCTCACATGCCCGCGAGCAGGTAATGGGGTCAAGCCCCCAACGCCTGTCTCAACAGCTGGTTTCCCTTTATCAACAGATTCTGGAATAA
- a CDS encoding glycosyltransferase, with protein MRILMIIDGLPGGGAEKVVLTLCEGMQQMGHQVSLFSLRDVCHYALPEGIDYQVVESHSRLPWRKLTELSRRAAALDRAVEASEKQGGDYDIIFSHLHKTDRIVAGARRLPADKVWFCIHGILSTSYLGHRRGLDRWLKQRKIARVYQGKSIVAVSKAVAEDLTSNLPILPGRLAVINNPFDIKNILAQAAQPFDLPGEPYLVHVGRFHQHKRHDRLLQAYAASGIPAKLVLAGTGDKQQIDAVKKQAEQLGIAERVIFAGFQSNPYPLIKHAALLVLSSDSEGFGNVLVEALLCGTPVVSTRCPGGPAEILQRAGMDIALAELSSRSLAEKMAEIYYSPPEIDLQQLMSYDLQPICQQYLTLNG; from the coding sequence ATGCGCATCCTGATGATTATCGACGGATTACCCGGCGGTGGAGCCGAGAAAGTCGTATTGACACTGTGTGAAGGCATGCAGCAAATGGGACATCAGGTCAGCCTGTTTTCACTGCGTGATGTTTGCCATTATGCGCTCCCTGAAGGTATCGACTATCAGGTGGTCGAAAGCCACAGCCGCTTACCCTGGCGCAAACTCACCGAGCTGTCGCGTCGGGCTGCCGCGCTGGACCGTGCCGTTGAGGCAAGCGAAAAACAGGGCGGTGATTACGATATTATTTTCTCCCATCTGCACAAAACCGACCGCATCGTTGCGGGTGCCAGGCGTCTGCCTGCGGATAAAGTGTGGTTCTGCATCCACGGTATTCTGTCCACTTCCTATCTTGGACATCGCCGCGGCCTGGACCGCTGGCTGAAGCAGCGCAAAATCGCCCGCGTCTATCAGGGTAAAAGTATCGTTGCCGTTTCAAAAGCCGTGGCGGAAGATTTAACGTCAAACCTGCCCATTTTACCGGGTCGGCTGGCGGTGATTAATAATCCATTTGATATCAAGAACATACTTGCTCAGGCCGCTCAACCTTTCGATCTGCCCGGGGAACCCTACCTGGTCCATGTTGGTCGTTTTCATCAGCACAAGCGTCACGATCGCCTGCTGCAGGCCTACGCGGCATCAGGCATCCCGGCAAAATTAGTGTTGGCGGGAACCGGAGATAAGCAACAGATCGACGCGGTAAAAAAGCAGGCAGAGCAGTTGGGTATTGCTGAACGGGTGATATTTGCCGGCTTTCAAAGCAATCCTTACCCCCTGATTAAACATGCGGCACTACTCGTGCTCAGTTCGGATAGCGAAGGTTTCGGTAACGTGTTGGTGGAAGCCTTACTGTGCGGAACACCGGTCGTCAGCACGCGCTGTCCGGGCGGACCTGCTGAAATTTTGCAGCGGGCCGGGATGGACATTGCCCTTGCGGAGTTAAGCAGTCGTTCGCTGGCGGAGAAAATGGCCGAAATCTACTATTCTCCGCCTGAAATAGACCTACAGCAGTTGATGAGCTACGACCTGCAGCCCATCTGCCAGCAGTATTTAACCCTCAACGGTTAA
- the coaD gene encoding pantetheine-phosphate adenylyltransferase, which yields MSTKAIYPGTFDPMTNGHLDIVTRAALMFDRIVLAIAASPSKKPMFTLEERVALAGEVVAHLPNVEVVGFSDLLANFAKAQQANVLVRGLRAVSDFEYEMQLAQMNRHLLPTLESVFLMPSEQYSFVSSSLMKEVARHGGDVESFLPTAVYQALKARF from the coding sequence ATGAGCACTAAAGCCATCTATCCCGGCACCTTTGATCCGATGACCAACGGACATCTCGATATCGTGACACGCGCTGCGCTGATGTTCGATCGCATCGTCCTGGCGATCGCAGCCAGCCCGAGTAAGAAACCGATGTTCACCCTTGAGGAGAGAGTCGCGCTGGCAGGCGAAGTGGTCGCGCATCTGCCTAATGTTGAAGTGGTGGGATTCAGTGATTTATTGGCCAACTTTGCCAAAGCGCAGCAGGCTAACGTACTGGTGCGCGGCCTGCGAGCGGTGTCTGATTTTGAGTATGAAATGCAGCTGGCACAGATGAACCGCCACCTGCTGCCAACGCTGGAAAGCGTGTTCCTGATGCCTTCAGAGCAATATTCCTTTGTTTCCTCTTCCCTGATGAAAGAAGTTGCGCGCCACGGCGGTGATGTAGAAAGTTTCCTGCCGACGGCGGTTTACCAGGCGCTTAAAGCCAGATTCTGA